DNA from Mesorhizobium loti R88b:
GCGGTGTGCGACCTCAACGGCGTCATGCGGGGAAAACGCATTCCCGTCGAGCAGGCCCGCAAGGCACTGGAGGGCAAGCTGCGCATGCCCTACTCGCTGATCGGGCTCGACATCTGGGGCGAGGATATCGAAGGCAACACGCTGGTTTTCTCGACCGGCGATGCCGACGGGCTTTGCCAATGGACCGGACGGGGCATTCTGCCTGTGGAATGGACGGCGCATCCGACGGCGCTCGTCCCGCTCTGGCTTGCCGACGAAAATGGTGCGCCCTATCTCGGCGACCCCCGGCGGGCGCTGGCCCGCATCCTCGATCGCTACAAGGCGCTCGGCCTGACCCCGGTCGCGGCAACCGAACTCGAATTCTATCTGGTCGATCCGCAGTCGCAGCGGCCGGTCGGGCCTGTCTCGCCGGTCACGGGACGGCGGCTCGATTCCGATGCCGCGCTGTCGATCGACGAGATCGACGATTTCGAATCCTTCATCCATGACGTCTACGAAGCCTGCCGGGCGCAAGACATTCCCGTCGATACGGCGATCGCCGAAAATGGCGTCGGCCAGTTCGAGATCAATCTGAACCATGTCGCCGACGCCTTGCGGGCAGCCGACGACGCCGTGCTGTTCAAGCGTACGGTCAAGGGTATTGCCCGCAAGCACGGCTTTGCCGCCTGTTTCATGGCCAAGCCTTATGGCGACCGCGCCGGCAATGGCTTTCACGTCCATTTCAGCCTCGTCGACGCCGAAGGCCGCAACGTGTTCGACGACGGCACCGATCAGGGTTCCGAAATCATGCGCCACGCGGTCGGCGGGCTGCTCGCGGCGATGGCCGAGAGCACGCTGGTGTTCGCACCGCATTTCAACTCGTATCGCCGGCTTCGCCCGCGGTCCTACGCACCGACCGCGGTTGCCTGGGGCTACGAGAACCGCATGGTCGCGATCCGCATTCCCGGCGGCCCGACCGGGGCGCGCCGCATCGAGCATCGCGTGTCGGGAGCGGATGCCAATCCCTATCTGGTGCTTGCCGCCATATTGGGCGCGGCGCTGATCGGCATCGAAAGGCAGATGTCGCCGGGCGATCCGATCGGGAACGATGGCCAAGGCGTCGTGCCGGCCAAGCTGCCGCCGGACTGGGCCTCCGCGATCGCCACCTTTGAAAGCGGAACGCATGTGGCGGAAATCTTCCCGGCGATCCTGCGCGACTCCTTCGTCGCTTGCAAACGCCAGGAATTGAACACCTTCGCCCTCAATGTCAGCGACTTCGAGATCGAGACCTATCTCGAAAGCGTTTAGGCTGCGCCATCGGCGCGGACGACCTTCGAACAGCCGTAAAAAGCATGGACTTGCGGTACGGGCCTGAACCGGGCATAAACATGATAATTTTTATCATGTATTATGCTTGGAGATAGACAAGACTTGACCTTCGTTGCGCGCATGGAAAGTCGGATCGAGGGCTTTTCAGTCATCGGCGACCTGAAATGGCACCTGTGGGACGGCGTGATCGCCGACCTCTGGGATGTCTCATGTGGTGACAGGGCCGAAGGCTACTACGTCTCTCCCGATCCCCGGCTGTTTGTCGCACTCGACGTCGATGGCGACGGCGCCTTCTTCGTCGAAGGCGCCAAGGGCGAAGTATCCCGCTACGACAGGGCTCTTTCGATGGCCTATATTCCGGCCGGGGTGCCGATCCGTGGCCGGGTCGAGGGATTGCGCCGGATCCGGCATCTCGACCTGCATTTCGATGTGGCGACGCTGACGCGCCGCTTCGGCCGTAGCCTTGATCGGGAAGCCTTGCAGATGTCGCGCTTCCAGTTTCGCGACGACCGGGTCGCGATGCTGGCGGGCCTGATCGCCGCTGAATGCGGCAGTGACGAGCCGCTGCATGATCTCTATGGCGAGGGCCTGCTCAATGCCTTGTTCGCCAGCCTTTTCCAGATCGATCAGCCAGGTGCCGCCAGGCGTCGGTCGCCGCTGTCGCGGCGCAAGCTGCGCCTCGTCACCGACTACATAGACGCGCATTGCCTGGACCGGATCCGGCTTGCCGATCTCGCCGCGCTGACCGGCCTCTCCGAAACCGCGATGAGCCATGCCTTCAAGGCGGCAACAGGCGTGCCGCCGCACCGCTGGCAGATGCAGGCTCGGATCGACAGGGCGAAGGCGATGATGGCGCGTCGGGCCGCCTCGCTGGGCGACATCGCCGAAGCGACCGGCTTCTTCGACCAGGCGCATCTGACGCGGGTGTTCAAGGCGGTGGTCGGCGTGACGCCCGGCGCCTGGATGAAGAGCGCCGGAAGCCCGTGATATTTCCGCAACATGAAGCCGCGATGTCCCCCGTTTGGGCAAGAACGGACAAGCCGCCCAAATCCATCCAATGACCCGCAGATAAGTTGAGATAAATGATCAAGTATCTCAACGACCGCAGACGGGGACCTACCTGATGAGCAGACTTTACTGGATGAAGGCGCTTCTGGCGGCCAGTGTCGCGGCGGCCGCGATGATGCCGCCGATGGCCGCCTTCGCGCAGTCAGTACAGAGCAGCACCCAGCTCGAGCCGGTGGTGGTCGAAGGCGAAGCGGGCGACAGCGCCACCGGACCGGTCCAAGGTATCGTTGCCAAGAAAACCAAGACCGGCTCGAAGACGGCGGCCGACATCAAGGAGATCCCGCAATCCGTCTCGGTGGTCGGCCGCCAGGAGATCGACGACCAGGGCGCGCAGAAGGTCGATGAGGCCCTGCGTTACACGGCCGGCGTCTTTGCGCAGCCCTTCGGCCCAGACAGCGATACCAACTGGCTGTTCATCCGCGGGTTCCAGGCGACGGCCACCGGCACCTACATGGATGGCCTGCAGCTGTTCAGCTATGGCTTCGGCGGCTTCTATGTCGACAGTTTCGGGCTTGAGCGCATCGAGGTGCTGAAAGGCCCGGCTTCGGTGCTCTACGGCGGCAGCAATCCCGGCGGCCTGGTCAACTATGTCAGCAAGCGGCCGGAGTTCGAACGCAAGCGCTACATCGAGACCGGCATTAACGATGCCGGCAATGTCTATCTCGGCTTCGACATTGGTGACGTGGCCAACAATGACACGGTCAGCTACCGCATCAACGGCAAGGTCGCCGGCGGCGACACCTACAGCGACCTGCAGAATGGCTGGCGCGGCTTCATCTCACCCAGCATCACCTGGAAGCCGGACGAAGCGACCACGCTGACCATCCTGGCCAATTACAGCCATATCGACGAGAACCACAATGGCGGCAGCTTCCTGCCCTACGAAGGAACGGTCACCGACCGGATCATTGGCGGCGTCAACTACGGTCGTATTGACCCCGACGCGAACTTCACCGAACCGAGTGTCGATCTCTACAAGCGTGAACAGGGGTCGATCGGCTATGAGTTCGAGCATACGTTCGACAATGACTGGACGGTGCGCTCCAACACACGCTACAGCGCGGCGAACATCCAGGAAGTCAGCGTCTATCCCAATGGTTGGGTAAGCCCCGCATCGACGCAACTGAACCGCATCAATTTCGGCCACGACACCGATGCCAAGACATTCCTGTCGGACCTGCAGATCGAAGGCAAGGTGCAGACCGGTGCGGTGGAACACACTTTGCTGGCCGGCATCGACTATAAATACTACAATATCGATCAGGTACAGTCGTCGGCCCT
Protein-coding regions in this window:
- a CDS encoding glutamine synthetase family protein translates to MSDAIADVLSWLESRNDIQSLRAAVCDLNGVMRGKRIPVEQARKALEGKLRMPYSLIGLDIWGEDIEGNTLVFSTGDADGLCQWTGRGILPVEWTAHPTALVPLWLADENGAPYLGDPRRALARILDRYKALGLTPVAATELEFYLVDPQSQRPVGPVSPVTGRRLDSDAALSIDEIDDFESFIHDVYEACRAQDIPVDTAIAENGVGQFEINLNHVADALRAADDAVLFKRTVKGIARKHGFAACFMAKPYGDRAGNGFHVHFSLVDAEGRNVFDDGTDQGSEIMRHAVGGLLAAMAESTLVFAPHFNSYRRLRPRSYAPTAVAWGYENRMVAIRIPGGPTGARRIEHRVSGADANPYLVLAAILGAALIGIERQMSPGDPIGNDGQGVVPAKLPPDWASAIATFESGTHVAEIFPAILRDSFVACKRQELNTFALNVSDFEIETYLESV
- a CDS encoding helix-turn-helix domain-containing protein, which codes for MTFVARMESRIEGFSVIGDLKWHLWDGVIADLWDVSCGDRAEGYYVSPDPRLFVALDVDGDGAFFVEGAKGEVSRYDRALSMAYIPAGVPIRGRVEGLRRIRHLDLHFDVATLTRRFGRSLDREALQMSRFQFRDDRVAMLAGLIAAECGSDEPLHDLYGEGLLNALFASLFQIDQPGAARRRSPLSRRKLRLVTDYIDAHCLDRIRLADLAALTGLSETAMSHAFKAATGVPPHRWQMQARIDRAKAMMARRAASLGDIAEATGFFDQAHLTRVFKAVVGVTPGAWMKSAGSP
- a CDS encoding TonB-dependent siderophore receptor yields the protein MKALLAASVAAAAMMPPMAAFAQSVQSSTQLEPVVVEGEAGDSATGPVQGIVAKKTKTGSKTAADIKEIPQSVSVVGRQEIDDQGAQKVDEALRYTAGVFAQPFGPDSDTNWLFIRGFQATATGTYMDGLQLFSYGFGGFYVDSFGLERIEVLKGPASVLYGGSNPGGLVNYVSKRPEFERKRYIETGINDAGNVYLGFDIGDVANNDTVSYRINGKVAGGDTYSDLQNGWRGFISPSITWKPDEATTLTILANYSHIDENHNGGSFLPYEGTVTDRIIGGVNYGRIDPDANFTEPSVDLYKREQGSIGYEFEHTFDNDWTVRSNTRYSAANIQEVSVYPNGWVSPASTQLNRINFGHDTDAKTFLSDLQIEGKVQTGAVEHTLLAGIDYKYYNIDQVQSSALFGTTPPIDAFTPVYGSTLTPRVSYLSQNLTQQQLGFYAQDQLRFGDGWLVTLNGRYDRGWLGADNRPTFYSASPSAQSQTVGDFSGRAGLAYEFADGVTPYASFATFFNPVIGTDANGNLFNPETGQQYEVGVKYVPTFIDGLFTVSLFDLTRQNVATATAANPFAQYQTGEMRSRGVELEGKVNITEDFKVTGAFTAYDLKITKDKEPTYVGKTPFIAPEVMASASVDYTFRGDWYDGISVGGGLRYLGSSWADNANTAKVPAVTLADLKLGYEKENWGVDLNVTNLFNKTYVASCQTTLTCSYGEGRSFKLKVHTTW